A single genomic interval of Granulicella tundricola MP5ACTX9 harbors:
- a CDS encoding ATP-grasp domain-containing protein, with translation MPTKTLPIGIYYEQPNWFKPLFAELDKRGVDYVKIDAVTHMYSPADHPEEKYSLVFNRMSPSAWNRDHGDQIFYTAGYLEHLETRGVRVLNGLAAFRAELSKAGQLSLMEELGIAYPKARVIHRASQAPAATEGLRFPVVVKPNIGGSGAGVKRFDHISQLEAAAAQPADHPDALAFGLDSTALVQEFIPARDAHIVRVEVLNGKFLYAIKVHITGETFDLCPADICRTTTGVDLDRGACAIDAPKSGITVEAYTPPAEVIEDVERIMFASQIDIGGVEYLTDDRDGQRYYYDTNALSNFVADGKNVIGFDPFEKLVDWLEAEATSALQERQEIATGMAAV, from the coding sequence ATGCCGACGAAGACGCTACCGATTGGGATCTATTACGAGCAGCCGAACTGGTTCAAGCCGCTGTTTGCGGAGTTGGATAAACGTGGTGTGGACTACGTGAAGATCGACGCGGTGACGCACATGTATTCTCCTGCGGACCATCCGGAGGAGAAGTATTCGCTGGTGTTCAACCGGATGAGTCCTTCGGCGTGGAATCGCGATCATGGCGACCAGATCTTCTATACGGCCGGATACCTGGAGCACCTGGAGACGCGTGGCGTTCGGGTGCTTAATGGGCTGGCTGCGTTTCGTGCAGAGCTCTCGAAGGCCGGACAGCTTTCGTTGATGGAAGAGCTGGGGATCGCTTATCCGAAGGCGCGGGTGATCCATCGCGCGAGCCAGGCTCCGGCGGCGACTGAGGGGCTTCGGTTCCCGGTGGTGGTGAAGCCGAATATTGGCGGGAGTGGCGCGGGCGTGAAGCGGTTCGATCACATCTCTCAGCTTGAGGCGGCGGCGGCGCAGCCTGCGGACCATCCGGATGCGCTGGCGTTCGGGTTGGATTCGACGGCGCTGGTGCAGGAGTTTATTCCGGCTCGTGACGCGCATATCGTGCGGGTTGAGGTGCTGAACGGCAAGTTTCTTTATGCGATCAAGGTGCATATCACGGGCGAGACGTTCGACCTGTGCCCGGCGGATATCTGCCGGACGACGACGGGTGTGGATCTCGATCGGGGGGCTTGCGCGATCGACGCGCCGAAGAGCGGGATTACGGTGGAGGCTTATACACCGCCGGCAGAGGTGATCGAGGACGTTGAGCGGATCATGTTCGCTTCGCAGATCGATATTGGCGGCGTGGAGTACTTGACGGACGATCGCGATGGGCAGCGCTACTACTACGATACGAATGCGCTTTCGAACTTTGTGGCCGATGGGAAGAATGTCATTGGGTTCGATCCGTTTGAGAAGCTGGTGGATTGGCTGGAGGCTGAGGCTACGTCGGCGCTGCAGGAACGGCAGGAGATTGCAACCGGAATGGCGGCGGTCTGA
- a CDS encoding TIGR04255 family protein, whose translation MTPMSSPPNSVRFINPPIVEAIIAVTITQLPDDSLQKLLEISEGVAALGYALKTTMTSHEMELAIQDGVSKASNHDQVNGYQFISSDQRFAFQVLKTGMIFSQLGRYESWELFTQEAQKIWKIYLGHIGAVELQEFVVRYINKILVPLGEPSERYIKLYIEVPQELPQVVMNPYLRLSFIIAEPAGTLVHQQGLLPKEVEGFVSTLLDNTFTFPIAGLGLDELWPKIDSVREIKDHFFLNMLTDKMKESFNA comes from the coding sequence ATGACTCCGATGTCCTCGCCGCCTAATTCGGTCAGGTTCATAAACCCGCCTATCGTTGAAGCAATTATCGCTGTCACGATCACCCAGCTACCTGATGACTCCCTACAAAAATTATTAGAGATTTCTGAAGGCGTAGCCGCGCTCGGTTATGCGCTGAAGACGACTATGACTAGCCACGAAATGGAGCTTGCGATCCAAGACGGCGTGTCAAAGGCTTCGAATCATGATCAGGTAAATGGGTATCAGTTCATCTCTTCTGACCAGCGCTTTGCTTTCCAAGTGCTCAAGACCGGAATGATCTTCAGTCAATTGGGAAGGTACGAGTCTTGGGAACTCTTCACCCAAGAAGCTCAGAAGATCTGGAAGATTTACCTAGGCCACATTGGGGCGGTCGAGCTCCAAGAATTTGTCGTCCGGTACATCAACAAGATATTGGTGCCGCTTGGCGAACCCTCGGAACGTTATATAAAGTTGTACATTGAGGTTCCGCAGGAACTTCCGCAGGTAGTCATGAATCCTTATCTGCGTCTTTCATTCATAATTGCTGAGCCTGCTGGCACACTCGTTCATCAGCAGGGACTGCTGCCAAAAGAAGTAGAAGGGTTTGTTTCCACCCTCCTAGACAACACCTTTACCTTTCCAATAGCCGGCCTAGGGCTTGATGAATTGTGGCCGAAGATTGA
- a CDS encoding LLM class flavin-dependent oxidoreductase has translation MRYGFWLPVFGGWLRNLDDEQMETSWEYTSRLVKRAEQIGYDLTLIAELNLNDIKGVDAPSLDAWSTAAALAAVTESIEIMVAVRPTFHNPALLAKQAANIDQISKGRLSLNVVSSWWRDESTKYGITFDEHEMRYARTSEWLDVVDGCWSQQGFTHQGPLYDIRENVLSPKPVAGRRFTGMPAAGATKGGRPTLYAGGESETAKNLIAAKCDAYLMHGDPPEVVGKKIADMRERREKLGLAPMTFGVAGYSIVRDSEAEADAEVARITNVNASARGYANYQQWVTGSKLEQKISLEDYSVSNRGLKAGFVGTPQRVKERMEEFAAVGVDLVLLQSSPQAEEMERFAAQVMVRP, from the coding sequence ATGCGCTATGGATTCTGGCTGCCGGTGTTCGGCGGATGGCTGCGCAACCTGGACGACGAGCAGATGGAGACGAGCTGGGAGTACACCAGCCGGCTGGTGAAGCGGGCGGAGCAGATTGGGTACGATCTGACGCTGATCGCGGAGCTCAACCTGAACGACATCAAGGGGGTTGATGCGCCGTCGCTCGATGCGTGGTCTACGGCTGCGGCGCTGGCTGCGGTGACGGAGTCGATTGAGATCATGGTGGCGGTGCGGCCTACGTTTCATAATCCCGCACTGCTGGCGAAGCAGGCGGCGAACATCGATCAGATTAGCAAGGGGCGGCTTTCACTGAATGTCGTCTCAAGCTGGTGGCGGGATGAATCGACGAAGTACGGGATCACGTTCGACGAGCATGAGATGCGGTATGCGCGGACATCTGAGTGGCTCGATGTAGTGGATGGTTGCTGGAGTCAGCAGGGCTTTACGCATCAGGGGCCGCTGTATGACATACGCGAGAATGTGCTTTCGCCGAAGCCTGTAGCGGGGCGTCGGTTTACGGGGATGCCTGCGGCTGGGGCGACCAAGGGTGGACGTCCCACGCTGTATGCCGGGGGCGAGTCCGAGACGGCGAAGAACCTGATTGCGGCCAAGTGTGACGCTTACCTGATGCATGGCGATCCGCCCGAGGTGGTGGGCAAGAAGATTGCCGATATGCGGGAGCGGCGGGAGAAGCTCGGGCTGGCTCCGATGACGTTCGGCGTGGCGGGGTATTCGATTGTGCGGGACTCCGAGGCCGAGGCGGATGCGGAGGTGGCGCGGATTACGAATGTGAACGCGTCGGCTCGTGGGTATGCGAACTATCAGCAGTGGGTCACGGGTTCGAAGCTGGAGCAAAAGATCTCGCTGGAGGATTATTCGGTTTCGAATCGGGGGCTGAAGGCGGGGTTTGTGGGGACGCCGCAGCGAGTGAAGGAACGGATGGAGGAGTTTGCAGCGGTGGGGGTTGACTTGGTGCTGCTGCAGTCCAGCCCGCAGGCGGAAGAGATGGAACGGTTTGCAGCGCAGGTGATGGTGAGGCCGTAA